The proteins below come from a single Kitasatospora sp. NBC_00315 genomic window:
- a CDS encoding metallophosphoesterase translates to MRRRLVVLVLVLLVLCLPPWLTLFASGTAWPFPVFLAGTAVFAAWLVSFPFLMVAGHGPRRADRAARVADTSLGVIWVLFTWSLLGGLVHLLLIGLDVGGAGRARTVAVAVAVVSAGLLAWGHHEAMRVPRVKRLDVHVPRLGGGLDGTRVVVLADTHYGPIDRAHWSARVAGAVNALDADVVIHAGDIADGTPVQRREQSAPLGTVRARLAKVYVTGNHEYSGEAQGWLDRMGELGWEPLHNRHVVVERGGDALVLAGVDDVTAESSGLAGHRANLLGALAGADPARPVLLVAHQPKYVPQAAAAGIDLQISGHTHGGQIWPFNFLVRIDQPVVHGLSRHGERTQLYTSRGTGFWGPPFRVFAPSEITLLTLRSGSTSATAPRTGDTTAADTGSGVSGSVDHG, encoded by the coding sequence ATGCGCCGGCGGCTGGTCGTGCTCGTCCTCGTTCTGCTGGTGCTGTGCCTCCCGCCCTGGCTGACGCTGTTCGCCTCCGGCACCGCCTGGCCGTTCCCGGTCTTCCTGGCCGGCACGGCCGTCTTCGCCGCCTGGCTGGTCTCCTTCCCCTTCCTGATGGTCGCGGGCCACGGGCCGCGGCGGGCCGACCGGGCCGCCCGCGTCGCGGACACCTCCCTCGGGGTGATCTGGGTGCTGTTCACCTGGTCGCTGCTGGGCGGCCTGGTGCACCTCCTGCTGATCGGGCTCGACGTCGGCGGCGCCGGCCGGGCCAGGACCGTGGCCGTGGCCGTCGCCGTGGTCTCGGCCGGGCTGCTGGCCTGGGGCCACCACGAGGCCATGCGGGTGCCCCGGGTGAAGCGGCTGGACGTCCACGTCCCGCGCCTCGGCGGCGGCCTGGACGGGACCCGTGTCGTCGTACTGGCCGACACCCACTACGGGCCGATCGACCGGGCGCACTGGTCGGCGCGGGTCGCCGGGGCGGTCAACGCGCTCGACGCGGACGTCGTCATCCACGCCGGCGACATCGCCGACGGCACGCCCGTCCAGCGCCGGGAGCAGTCCGCGCCGCTCGGAACGGTCCGGGCAAGGCTGGCCAAGGTCTACGTCACGGGGAACCACGAGTACTCCGGAGAGGCCCAGGGCTGGCTGGACCGCATGGGCGAACTGGGCTGGGAGCCGCTGCACAACCGCCATGTCGTGGTGGAGCGCGGTGGGGACGCCCTCGTACTCGCGGGCGTGGACGACGTGACCGCGGAGTCCTCCGGCCTGGCCGGACACCGCGCGAACCTGCTCGGCGCCCTGGCGGGGGCGGACCCGGCCCGACCGGTGCTGCTCGTCGCCCACCAGCCCAAGTACGTTCCCCAGGCCGCTGCCGCCGGCATCGACCTGCAGATCTCCGGGCACACCCACGGCGGCCAGATCTGGCCGTTCAACTTCCTGGTCCGGATCGACCAGCCGGTGGTGCACGGCCTGAGCCGACACGGGGAGCGGACCCAGCTCTACACCAGCCGGGGCACCGGCTTCTGGGGGCCGCCCTTCCGGGTCTTCGCACCGAGCGAGATCACGCTGCTCACCCTCCGGTCGGG
- a CDS encoding SLATT domain-containing protein, with protein sequence MNAGLDPVEAAGRLLGKIRQGNEYARRRKKRFRLASSVLKVTTLSLSAASTIILGLQSLNLWAGLAFALVACVTLFGAIEPFFNWRSRSVLMEDTQYRFQRLADDLEFLVASTPADALTYDRLEPVFQEYQGVWAHLSQNWLEQRRTSTVAPDHG encoded by the coding sequence GTGAACGCCGGGCTGGATCCCGTGGAGGCAGCCGGTCGGCTGCTCGGGAAGATCCGGCAGGGCAACGAGTACGCCCGTCGGAGGAAGAAGCGGTTCCGTCTGGCTTCCTCCGTTCTCAAGGTGACGACGCTGTCGCTGTCGGCTGCGTCGACCATCATCCTGGGACTGCAGAGCCTGAACCTGTGGGCGGGCCTGGCCTTCGCCCTGGTCGCGTGCGTCACCCTCTTCGGAGCCATCGAGCCGTTCTTCAACTGGAGGTCACGATCGGTCCTGATGGAGGACACGCAGTACAGGTTCCAGCGCCTCGCCGATGATCTCGAGTTCCTCGTGGCCTCGACGCCCGCCGACGCGCTCACCTACGACCGGCTGGAGCCGGTCTTCCAGGAGTACCAGGGGGTGTGGGCCCACCTGAGCCAGAACTGGTTGGAGCAACGCCGTACGTCGACCGTGGCCCCCGACCACGGGTGA
- a CDS encoding TetR/AcrR family transcriptional regulator, with protein MPRPREFEPDAVLNQAMLRFWERGYRATSIEDLVKATGVKPGSIYSAFPGGKRALFLKSLERYSKLVVPQKLGELEAPGASLAELRGYFDGLVGDLLSPEGRQGCLLVNTAIENAAGDDEAAAVVRGHLARLERCMTTALQNARDRGEVRASVDPVGSAKLLVATCQGLMVVGKANPDEAVLRAIADNAFAVLA; from the coding sequence ATGCCCAGGCCCCGCGAGTTCGAACCCGACGCCGTGCTGAACCAGGCCATGCTGCGGTTCTGGGAGCGCGGCTATCGGGCCACCTCGATCGAGGATCTCGTGAAGGCGACCGGAGTGAAGCCCGGCAGCATCTACAGCGCCTTCCCCGGCGGCAAGCGTGCCCTGTTCCTGAAGTCGCTGGAGCGCTACTCCAAGCTGGTCGTCCCGCAGAAACTCGGCGAGCTGGAGGCTCCGGGCGCTTCGCTGGCGGAGCTCCGCGGGTACTTCGACGGACTGGTGGGCGATCTGCTCAGTCCCGAGGGCAGGCAGGGCTGCCTGCTGGTGAACACCGCGATCGAGAACGCCGCGGGGGACGACGAGGCCGCGGCCGTGGTGCGCGGCCACCTGGCCCGTCTGGAGCGCTGCATGACCACGGCGCTGCAGAACGCCCGCGACCGGGGTGAGGTGCGGGCCTCGGTGGATCCGGTCGGAAGCGCCAAGCTGCTGGTCGCGACCTGCCAGGGCCTGATGGTGGTGGGCAAGGCGAATCCGGACGAGGCGGTGCTGCGAGCGATCGCGGACAACGCCTTCGCCGTCCTCGCCTGA